The following coding sequences are from one Ascaphus truei isolate aAscTru1 unplaced genomic scaffold, aAscTru1.hap1 HAP1_SCAFFOLD_1562, whole genome shotgun sequence window:
- the PLPP2 gene encoding phospholipid phosphatase 2 isoform X1, producing the protein MTLVNSPYKRGFYCDDESIRYPYREDTITHGLMAGVTISCTVIIITSGEMYMVFTKRLYSRSECNNYVAALYKVVGTYLFGASVSQSLTDLAKYMIGRPRPNFLAVCNPDWKSINCSGYVTEFNCRGSHANVTESRLSFYSGHSSFGMYCMLFLSLYIHARLCGKWARLLRPTLQFFLISFALYVGYTRVSDYKHHWSDVLVGLLQGALVAILTVRYVSDFFKVRPSVQCGQDPLESKPSLQLSESDQNHFGYLGAP; encoded by the exons ATGACGCTGGTGAACTCCCCTTACAAACGTGGCTTCTACTGTGACGACGAATCGATCAGGTACCCGTACCGTGAGGATACCATCACGCATGGGCTGATGGCTGGGGTCACCATCTCCTGCACAGTCATCATC ATCACCTCGGGTGAAATGTACATGGTGTTCACCAAGCGTCTGTACTCGCGCTCAGAGTGTAATAATTACGTGGCCGCGCTGTACAAGGTGGTCGGGACCTACCTCTTCGGGGCCTCGGTCAGCCAATCCCTCACTGACCTCGCCAAGTACATGATTGGTCGCCCGCGCCCAAACTTCCTGGCTGTCTGCAACCCGGATTGGAAGTCCATAAACTGCTCGGGCTACGTAACAGAGTTCAACTGTCGAGGGAGCCACGCCAATGTCACCGAGTCCAG GCTCTCCTTCTACTCCGGACACTCTTCCTTTGGCATGTACTGCATGTTATTCCTGTCT ctgtACATCCATGCTCGGTTATGTGGTAAGTGGGCTCGCCTGCTGCGTCCCACGCTGCAGTTCTTCCTCATCTCCTTCGCTCTGTACGTGGGATACACACGGGTGTCGGACTACAAGCATCACTGGAGCGACGTGCTGGTGGGGCTCCTACAGGGGGCACTGGTGGCCATACTCACT gtGCGCTATGTGTCGGACTTCTTCAAGGTCCGACCCTCCGTGCAGTGTGGACAGGATCCCCTCGAAAGCAAACCCAGCCTACAGCTCAGCGAATCGGACCAGAATCACTTTGGATACCTGGGGGCTCCGTGa
- the PLPP2 gene encoding phospholipid phosphatase 2 isoform X2 — MYMVFTKRLYSRSECNNYVAALYKVVGTYLFGASVSQSLTDLAKYMIGRPRPNFLAVCNPDWKSINCSGYVTEFNCRGSHANVTESRLSFYSGHSSFGMYCMLFLSLYIHARLCGKWARLLRPTLQFFLISFALYVGYTRVSDYKHHWSDVLVGLLQGALVAILTVRYVSDFFKVRPSVQCGQDPLESKPSLQLSESDQNHFGYLGAP; from the exons ATGTACATGGTGTTCACCAAGCGTCTGTACTCGCGCTCAGAGTGTAATAATTACGTGGCCGCGCTGTACAAGGTGGTCGGGACCTACCTCTTCGGGGCCTCGGTCAGCCAATCCCTCACTGACCTCGCCAAGTACATGATTGGTCGCCCGCGCCCAAACTTCCTGGCTGTCTGCAACCCGGATTGGAAGTCCATAAACTGCTCGGGCTACGTAACAGAGTTCAACTGTCGAGGGAGCCACGCCAATGTCACCGAGTCCAG GCTCTCCTTCTACTCCGGACACTCTTCCTTTGGCATGTACTGCATGTTATTCCTGTCT ctgtACATCCATGCTCGGTTATGTGGTAAGTGGGCTCGCCTGCTGCGTCCCACGCTGCAGTTCTTCCTCATCTCCTTCGCTCTGTACGTGGGATACACACGGGTGTCGGACTACAAGCATCACTGGAGCGACGTGCTGGTGGGGCTCCTACAGGGGGCACTGGTGGCCATACTCACT gtGCGCTATGTGTCGGACTTCTTCAAGGTCCGACCCTCCGTGCAGTGTGGACAGGATCCCCTCGAAAGCAAACCCAGCCTACAGCTCAGCGAATCGGACCAGAATCACTTTGGATACCTGGGGGCTCCGTGa